The DNA window TAGAATCCGAAATATCTAATATACTCCGCCCCTATTTAATTAAAGAGTGCTTTTTTACTTGAATATTAATAATGTGTCCATTGGCAAACTACTAAAGATTCAAATATTTGATCTCTTCTATTTGAACAGACTAATAATTGATTTCCAAAGGTAATTGCAAACCAAAATTATGATAATATCAATGAATTTATTGTCTTATTATTGATCAAGTATATGCATTCATTTGTTGAATTATACATTGATTAAATCAACTTTCCTTAGAAATATAATTTCACATAAACTATAGTACTAAATTATTTGGAATTGTAAGCTTCATCCTCTATGAAGAAGCATTTTATAAAACTTCTTGATATCCTCATTTAATCCTGAAAatcataaaacaaaataatcatatataaatcaTGCAAGTAATCATAAATCAAACTAAATAATATTTACTTACTGGACGTAATCGATCTTGACTTCGAAAGCCATAACCATAGAAATAGTTTCAAAAGCTTTTTCAGGAAGATAAAAAGTTGCATCAGCAGTACATTCAGGACAATAATCAACAATCTTCACCACAACACTTTTACCAGTACAAGGAtgtaacaaatatttatttgtttctcCAGTACATGtcacattaaatttttttccacAAATGGCACCATCATCCCATAAAGATTTAGAACCAACTTTTGCTACCATGTCACCTTGTGGTTTGGTTCCATAACACTTTGACGCTGTCAGTATAGAcaagttaaattaataagaaaaaaaagttagagCTAGATTTATCGTAAATATACGAAATTAATATATGAATTGAGATTTCAAATTATGTAAGAATGTTTTTGGTTAAATCAAGAATTAATAGGAGACAACTTTTGTCGTTAAACAATAAAATGTTGTTCAATAACGAACTAGCAATGGATTATCAAAAGGCTCATGTTTAGCGATGAATTTCGTaaataattcctttttttttttgttaaaaaaatgtgtAATGGAATTTAAATAGAGGAACAAtttgaaagagagagaaaatactCACGAACATAGCTACTATTATAAAATGATGCAATTCCTGGTTTAGCCAAAACTATAGAGAAAGTAGCCAAAAAACCaataataacaagaaaaatatttttaggaattgccatttcttttctaaatcttttattttatttcactaaTATATCTATCTATCCCAATAATCAACAacctttttatagtttttatcATCGGCTAAAATATGTAAGTTGTTAAAAGAATGAAATCaattcatttattattattgattcATAGAGTAAgtagttaataaaaaaatattttgacgaTATCCagcaaattaatataatttattaaggTAGGTTAATTAATGTGATATGATAAGGATATTTCCTGtttataatttgttaatttaaattttaaaatgttaacaTAAATTTTTACATGACAATACTTtactatacaaaaaaaatgatattggatataaaatt is part of the Solanum stenotomum isolate F172 unplaced genomic scaffold, ASM1918654v1 scaffold28163, whole genome shotgun sequence genome and encodes:
- the LOC125851602 gene encoding EG45-like domain containing protein — its product is MAIPKNIFLVIIGFLATFSIVLAKPGIASFYNSSYVPSKCYGTKPQGDMVAKVGSKSLWDDGAICGKKFNVTCTGETNKYLLHPCTGKSVVVKIVDYCPECTADATFYLPEKAFETISMVMAFEVKIDYVQ